Genomic window (Ananas comosus cultivar F153 linkage group 1, ASM154086v1, whole genome shotgun sequence):
ATTAAATCTAATTACACCAGTTCGTCCCATAAAATCTAACTCCCATACCTCAGAGCGCGTTTGACCTCGATACATGTCCGCAGTCCATCGGACCAAAAATTGATAGACTGTATCTTCCGACTGCACAGTGACAGCATCGTCAGCGAGTACACCCATCACTGCACTATATGGGATAGTTGCCAGTTGCCCCATTAGATCTTCATACGTATAAAAAACTCGTTCCATCacattttttataagaaaatttacTTCCCATTTGGTGGCAGCCGCTACTAGACGAGGCAAATCCTGCACGTTAATTGTTGTTAAATCTGCAAGCCTATGCAGAATCTTCATAATTTTTCTGAAGCTTAATTCTTCTGATCTTTTCATTAGAAGAGTGATGATATTTCTTCTTGCCTGATCCTCGCCAAAATAggtgacagaaaaaaaaagttagcaaTAGGCACAATAagatagatattttaaatatttacataaatttttgaattcccAACCTTTCGAATTATCCCCTCCAGTTTAGTTTCGTTCAGATTTTCCGTACGCACGTTATACCACACTTCAGTTGCTCCAGTTGGAGCTTGAGAGAATGTAGAATCGTATATTATAAGATTTTGATCATCTACGAAATAATACATATCAATAGTTAAAATAATTGAACAAAAGATAATTCGGTAAAATATTCTGTACAGTTTACAATAGAACAATTGATAATAATGTTCAGCACAAACTCTAGACGTGAACAGAATCAAGAGTTAAAaaggataataataaataaaatcgcAACAAGAATTTAAGACTCATACTCACCCTCGCCTTCCTGATTTATATTTTCCGGTGCATCATCTTGAATGAGTATGATTCGGAAATAGAACTCGGCACTACTATGAAAAGGGAATGCGGTTCTCAACTTTTCTGCTAAATCAACGTCGACTGCATTGAATGATTGATCAGAATCATAGAatatgtcgtcgtcgtcgtcatgtTCTCCTTCTGTTGAAATAACAAGGAGAATTAGATATGTCAGGGTAAACAAAATTatcccaacaaaaaaaaagggaatttttttttttttaccttcttcAAGTTCAGCGTCTTCATTTTCAGATGTCATCGATTCCTCATGTCCAGACTCTTCACTTTCAGATGTCATAGATTCCTCAAGTCCACGCTCTTCACTTTCAGACGACATCAATTCCACTTTCATCGATTACCGACACCATTTTATTCCAGCGCCGACGATAATTAAGCAGCTGAAACCTAAAGACCTACCATGCAGCAAGTGGCCAAAAAAGGCTATTCCTCATCCGATGTAAACACGCGCGATATATTACTAAATGATCCTGCATTAATTGTGCAGAATAATTCTACATTGCACAGAAACGTGAAAAAGGGAAACCTAACAAAAGAAATTTCCAAGAAAAAGAACTACAAAAAGGAAATAGGTCACAAACTTCACTGATCAGTCTCGTTTAATTTATACCAAATCattcataaatatttaacttCTGCTTCAAAGTTAATCAGAAACCCTACTTCCTATGGAACATTCATTAAAGAATCTCCACATTCCCAGTAAAGAACAAGCAATAATTCACACCAAAATAGAGAGCCATCGGAGAGAAAAACTCTGTAAATACTACATTCTTTGCCTCTTCTTCAATTCTAACGCATTTGAAACTAAAATTACGAGATCAAAACAGATTATAGAAGCATTACCACTAAACAGACCAATGAATATGTGATAGCGCCGATTTAAACCCTATTAACAAGATCAAATAGCTGAGGACGCATAGAAAAATGGAACCGTAGCCAAGAACATaactctagagatcgaaatCTACGATGAACAATGCAAAAAAAATCATGAGACGGATCAATTCCTACCCAATTCAGCTCCTAATCCTTCGAAATTGCGAcgtgaggaagaagaagaacaaggagAGTAAAATGAGAGGGAGTGTGAGTGCTCAGAGCGCAAGGGAGACATATATATACGCAAATGAGAAATGCTAAGATTAGTCCCTAGAAGATTCTCATATTACGGATTGGTCCTTGTATTTTAAACCTAGAAAACGTGTGAAATGCATGATTTCTAcaacaaagagtaaaattttaaaaattaatttcgtacgtcaattttaataacttaacgaattttattatattataattatggaaaaacttcaaaaccccccctgtggtttcgaagtttctcactttagtaccatgtgatttaaaatgtatcaatttgcccccctctggttcgtttttctttttttattatcaatttcattatttttttttcttaaatcagtgacagagttaaaattaaagaatactaaagtaaatattcgataaatttatatgggcatctgaagttttttgtatataattaaataaaatattaacgaaaaagctacaaaaaagataaaaacgaaaccacatgggacAAATTGatcactttaaaccacagggtactaaagtgagaaagtgcgaaactacaaaggggtttttgaagttttccctataattATATAGTatggaaagaaaaggaatacaaGAAGTTTAATTAAGTTCGGTTTACATgctaaagataaattaatttgatGAGTAAAATTATGTTAGTTGATTAGttaaaagttattaaaaatttaaaattgaataaaaatttataaagatatttAATGTATagttgtattatttaaaatatggcAGTATTAGTGGAAAGAAAATTGGCAGATCTAAAAATTTGTTCACTCTTTTATCACAcgttttat
Coding sequences:
- the LOC109721169 gene encoding BTB/POZ domain-containing protein At4g01160-like codes for the protein MKVELMSSESEERGLEESMTSESEESGHEESMTSENEDAELEEEGEHDDDDDIFYDSDQSFNAVDVDLAEKLRTAFPFHSSAEFYFRIILIQDDAPENINQEGEDDQNLIIYDSTFSQAPTGATEVWYNVRTENLNETKLEGIIRKARRNIITLLMKRSEELSFRKIMKILHRLADLTTINVQDLPRLVAAATKWEVNFLIKNVMERVFYTYEDLMGQLATIPYSAVMGVLADDAVTVQSEDTVYQFLVRWTADMYRGQTRSEVWELDFMGRTGVIRFNYMSLDKLEKILNEDEMLFSRSFTERAVSEAKVYKKSIPNLRSLPPQKRMRQYKTVPLRMVETLHSRSIFVELSGNQVFNLLPLRTEQFPFFGGALVLQFGRAGDAGDEYFGLSVKKVIRPSSNMIYVCTAWVRNGDKKEWKLELEIESENKYENLLPWEGLLELDEPHLHHGYLYVNVEIKAFRSPLCDF